Proteins encoded together in one Bacteroides zoogleoformans window:
- a CDS encoding aminoacyl-histidine dipeptidase, with the protein MEKKELKPANVFRYFEEICQVPRPSKKEEKMIAYLKAFGEKHKLETKVDEAGNVLIKKPATPGMENRKTVVLQSHIDMVCEKNNDVKHDFLTDPIETEIDGEWLKAKGTTLGADNGIGVATELAILTDNSIEHGPIECLFTVDEETGLTGAFALKEGFMSGDILLNLDSEDEGELFIGCAGGIDSVAEFTYKEVDVPAGYFFCKVQVKGLKGGHSGGDIHLGRGNANKLLNRFLSAAFGKYDLYLCEIDGGNLRNAIAREAHAVIALPDADKHALRADLNVFAAEAQAESAVVEPDLQFTLESEHSHPKAIDKDTTKRLLQTIYAVPHGVFAMSQDIPGLVETSTNLASVKMKPNHIIRIETSQRSSTASSKQDIANMVRTVFEMGGASVSFGDGYPGWKPNPHSEILEVAADSYKRLFGVDAKVKAIHAGLECGLFLDKYPTLDMVSFGPTLQGVHSPDERMLIPTVDKFWRHLLDILKHVPVKK; encoded by the coding sequence ATGGAGAAAAAAGAATTGAAACCGGCAAACGTATTTCGTTATTTCGAAGAAATCTGCCAAGTGCCGCGCCCTTCCAAGAAGGAAGAGAAAATGATTGCTTATTTAAAAGCGTTCGGAGAAAAGCATAAGTTGGAAACAAAAGTAGACGAAGCCGGAAACGTCTTGATAAAGAAGCCGGCCACTCCGGGCATGGAGAACAGAAAGACGGTTGTCCTGCAATCGCATATCGACATGGTGTGTGAAAAGAACAATGACGTGAAGCACGACTTCCTCACCGACCCCATCGAAACCGAAATAGACGGTGAATGGTTGAAAGCCAAAGGAACCACCTTAGGTGCCGACAACGGCATAGGAGTGGCAACCGAACTGGCTATCCTCACCGACAACAGCATTGAACACGGTCCCATAGAATGCCTGTTCACTGTAGATGAAGAGACGGGGCTGACAGGCGCTTTTGCCTTGAAAGAGGGCTTCATGAGCGGAGACATCCTGCTGAACCTCGATTCGGAAGACGAAGGCGAACTCTTCATCGGCTGTGCGGGCGGCATAGACTCGGTCGCTGAGTTTACATACAAAGAGGTGGATGTGCCGGCAGGATACTTCTTCTGCAAAGTGCAGGTAAAAGGACTGAAAGGCGGACATTCCGGAGGCGACATACACTTGGGAAGGGGCAATGCCAACAAGCTGCTGAACCGTTTTCTGAGTGCGGCATTCGGCAAATATGACTTATATCTTTGTGAAATAGACGGCGGCAACCTGCGCAACGCCATTGCCCGCGAAGCACATGCGGTGATTGCCCTGCCCGATGCCGACAAGCATGCTTTGCGTGCAGACCTGAATGTTTTTGCGGCAGAGGCACAAGCCGAATCAGCCGTCGTAGAACCCGATTTGCAGTTTACACTCGAATCGGAGCATTCTCACCCCAAAGCCATCGACAAAGACACGACCAAACGACTGTTGCAAACCATCTATGCCGTGCCTCACGGAGTATTTGCCATGAGTCAGGACATTCCGGGACTGGTAGAGACCTCCACCAATCTGGCTTCCGTGAAAATGAAGCCTAACCACATCATCCGCATCGAGACGAGCCAGCGCAGTTCTACTGCATCTTCCAAACAAGACATAGCCAATATGGTGCGCACCGTATTCGAGATGGGCGGGGCCTCCGTATCGTTCGGCGATGGTTATCCCGGTTGGAAACCGAACCCGCATTCGGAAATTCTGGAGGTGGCGGCAGATTCTTACAAGCGGCTGTTCGGCGTAGACGCCAAAGTAAAAGCCATCCATGCGGGTTTGGAGTGCGGTCTGTTCCTCGACAAGTATCCGACGCTGGACATGGTTTCCTTCGGTCCTACCCTGCAAGGCGTACACTCTCCCGACGAACGGATGCTCATTCCTACCGTCGATAAATTCTGGAGGCATCTGCTGGATATCTTAAAGCATG